A part of Streptantibioticus cattleyicolor NRRL 8057 = DSM 46488 genomic DNA contains:
- a CDS encoding FG-GAP repeat domain-containing protein, which yields MPFVRPGRAVTRVLATTVAAAALATAAGTATAAGSPAGAERARAEAGAREHAHASKAAFAAPLTGATGQVNTPTFSMTAVDRRTGELYLYFPDGTGAFKPRQDIGVTYDFAVTDMDVDNDKDGRDDGTWQVRKDGSLYYTWSKDLQAHTKRIGGGWNIYTKVLSPGNLGGAPEADLLAVDKSGVLWEYLGYPDGRVTKRIRVGEGWNRYTEIAGQGDLTGDGKADVVARDTAGVLWLYQGTGDAKAPFQPRTRVGGGWNAYNRLLSVGDHDGDGKSDLIARNAKGELFRYSGTGDAHAPYRRPVKIGWGFTIYNLL from the coding sequence ATGCCTTTCGTCAGACCGGGCCGCGCGGTCACGCGCGTGCTCGCCACCACCGTGGCCGCCGCCGCGCTGGCCACCGCGGCCGGCACCGCCACCGCCGCCGGGTCCCCGGCCGGTGCGGAGCGGGCACGCGCCGAAGCCGGGGCGCGGGAGCACGCCCACGCCTCCAAGGCCGCCTTCGCCGCCCCGCTCACGGGCGCCACCGGCCAGGTGAACACGCCCACCTTCTCGATGACCGCGGTCGACCGGAGGACCGGGGAGCTGTACCTGTACTTCCCCGACGGTACGGGTGCCTTCAAGCCCCGTCAGGACATCGGGGTCACCTACGACTTCGCCGTCACCGACATGGACGTCGACAACGACAAGGACGGCCGGGACGACGGCACCTGGCAGGTCCGCAAGGACGGCTCGCTCTACTACACCTGGAGCAAGGACCTACAGGCGCACACCAAGCGCATCGGCGGCGGCTGGAACATCTACACCAAGGTGCTCTCCCCCGGGAACCTCGGCGGCGCCCCGGAGGCCGACCTGCTCGCGGTCGACAAGTCCGGCGTGCTGTGGGAGTACCTGGGCTACCCGGACGGCCGGGTCACCAAGCGCATACGCGTCGGCGAGGGCTGGAACCGGTACACCGAGATCGCCGGCCAGGGCGACCTGACCGGCGACGGCAAGGCCGACGTCGTCGCCCGCGACACCGCGGGCGTGCTGTGGCTGTACCAGGGCACCGGCGACGCCAAGGCCCCGTTCCAGCCCCGCACCCGCGTCGGCGGCGGCTGGAACGCCTACAACCGCCTGCTGTCCGTCGGCGACCACGACGGTGACGGCAAGTCCGACCTGATCGCCCGCAACGCCAAGGGCGAACTGTTCCGCTACTCCGGCACCGGCGACGCCCACGCCCCGTACCGCCGGCCGGTCAAGATCGGCTGGGGCTTCACCATCTACAACCTGCTGTGA
- a CDS encoding MarR family winged helix-turn-helix transcriptional regulator: MMNQALEAVVRASHEILMLTTDRITEALGELGLTHATAQALWVIDPAEPAPSMKVLADRLFCNAPNLSFLVNQLVERGLAERGVAAGDRRSRVVVLTDEGRRVRGRVIRLTLARTPFATCSPEELNRLAEILQRVRGRAAS; the protein is encoded by the coding sequence ATGATGAATCAGGCGCTCGAGGCGGTGGTACGCGCCAGCCACGAGATCCTCATGCTCACCACCGACCGGATCACGGAAGCGCTGGGCGAACTCGGGCTCACCCACGCCACCGCGCAGGCACTGTGGGTCATCGACCCCGCGGAACCCGCCCCGTCGATGAAGGTGCTGGCCGACCGGCTCTTCTGCAACGCGCCCAACCTCAGCTTCCTCGTCAACCAACTGGTCGAGCGCGGGCTCGCCGAGCGCGGTGTGGCCGCCGGCGACCGCCGGTCACGCGTCGTCGTCCTGACCGACGAAGGCCGGCGCGTACGCGGACGCGTCATCCGCCTGACCCTGGCGCGCACCCCGTTCGCCACCTGCTCACCGGAAGAGCTGAACCGACTCGCCGAGATCCTCCAGCGGGTACGGGGCCGCGCGGCGTCGTAG